TCGGAAACGATCCCGACCATCCCGGGCTGTGCGACCGCTGCGTTGAAACGGTTCGCCAGGTGGGATTGCAGGCGGGATAAAAGTTCACCCCCTTCTCATGGAAGGGGGTGAGATTGATGACAAACCCCCTGGCTCTTTTCGCAAGAAAAGCGCCAGGGGTTGCATGTTTATGGGAAATAAACAGATAAAGGAAATTAGATTTGGTAAATTAGGCGGATCACAAAGCCTTTTCCTCTCTTCGAGAGGAGCAAGGCCATTTTTTTGATGTTTTGAGCCACGGCAATAAGGAGGCATTGCTCTCTGACTTTGGCAAGCCCCCTGTAGCGTGCATAACGAAGCCCATGAAGTTCTTTGGCGTCAGCGAAGCTGCGCTCAATGGTCTGACTCCGTCGTTTATACAGTT
The Planifilum fulgidum DNA segment above includes these coding regions:
- a CDS encoding transposase, whose protein sequence is LYKRRSQTIERSFADAKELHGLRYARYRGLAKVREQCLLIAVAQNIKKMALLLSKRGKGFVIRLIYQI